A single Capra hircus breed San Clemente chromosome 13, ASM170441v1, whole genome shotgun sequence DNA region contains:
- the LOC108633189 gene encoding neuroendocrine secretory protein 55: MDRRSRPQLGRRARHNYNDLCPPIGRRAATALLWLSCSIALLRALATSSTRAQQRAAAQRRSFLNAHHRSAAQVFPEPPESDHEDTDLEPSLPECPEYQEEEFDYESETESESEIESETEFETESDTAPTTEPETEPEDERGPVVPKRPTFHQSLTERLSALRLRSPDASPSRAPPSTQESESPRQREEPEDKDPRDPEESEEPKEEEKQQQRRCKPKKPTRRDPSPESPSKRGPIPIRRH, encoded by the coding sequence ATGGATCGTAGATCCCGACCTCAACTAGGGCGCCGAGCTCGCCACAATTACAACGATCTGTGCCCACCCATAGGCCGCCGGGCAGCCACAGCGCTCCTCTGGCTCTCCTGCTCCATCGCGCTCCTCCGCGCCCTTGCCACCTCCAGCACCCGCGCCCAGCAGCGCGCGGCTGCCCAGCGCCGGAGCTTCCTGAACGCCCACCACCGCTCTGCAGCCCAGGTATTCCCCGAGCCCCCTGAATCTGACCACGAGGACACAGACCTCGAGCCCTCCCTTCCCGAGTGCCCAGAGTACCAGGAAGAAGAGTTCGACTACGAATCCGAGACCGAGTCCGAGTCTGAAATCGAGTCCGAGACCGAATTCGAGACCGAGTCTGACACCGCCCCCACCACTGAGCCGGAGACCGAGCCCGAGGACGAGCGGGGCCCCGTGGTGCCCAAGCGCCCCACCTTCCACCAATCTCTCACCGAGCGTCTCAGCGCCCTGAGGCTGCGGAGCCCCGACGCCTCCCCGAGTCGTGCGCCGCCCAGTACTCAGGAGTCTGAGAGCCCCAGACAACGGGAAGAGCCCGAGGACAAGGATCCGAGGGACCCCGAAGAGTCTGAGGAgccaaaggaggaggagaagcagcagcagcgccGCTGCAAGCCGAAGAAGCCCACCCGCCGCGACCCATCCCCCGAGTCCCCTTCCAAAAGGGGGCCCATCCCCATCCGGCGTCACTAA